In a genomic window of Phacochoerus africanus isolate WHEZ1 chromosome 6, ROS_Pafr_v1, whole genome shotgun sequence:
- the LOC125128855 gene encoding olfactory receptor 10C1-like, which translates to MDHANHTWTSSFLLAGFTTTGTLQPLAFLGTLCIYLLTLAGNLLVIVLVWADSGLSTPMYFFISVLSFLELWYVSTTVPMLLHTLLHGRSPISSAACFVQLYVFHSLGMTECCLLGVMALDRYLAICRPLHYHSLMSRQVQLWLAGASWVAGFSAALVPAGLTATLPFCLREVAHYFCDLAPLMRLVCVDTSWHDRVHGAVIGVATVCNFMFILGLYVGILRVVLKLPSAASRAKAFSTCSSHITVVALFYASAFTVYVGSPGSHLKGTDKHIALVYALLTPFLNPIIYTLRNKEVKGAMKRVSVRIRTLLNEP; encoded by the coding sequence ATGGATCATGCCAATCACACATGGACATCGAGTTTTCTTCTGGCCGGCTTCACCACCACTGGAACCCTGCAACCTCTGGCTTTCTTGGGGACCCTGTGCATCTATCTCCTCACCCTGGCAGGGAACTTGCTTGTCATTGTCCTGGTTTGGGCAGACTCTGGGCTGTccacacccatgtacttcttcatCAGCGTCCTCTCCTTCTTGGAACTCTGGTATGTCAGCACCACCGTGCCCATGCTGCTGCATACCTTACTCCATGGGCGTTCACCCATCTCCTCAGCTGCGTGCTTTGTCCAGCTCTATGTCTTCCACTCCCTGGGCATGACTGAGTGCTGCCTGTTGGGTGTCATGGCACTGGACCGCTACCTTGCCATCTGCCGTCCACTCCACTACCACTCACTCATGAGCAGGCAGGTACAGTTGTGGCTAGCAGGGGCCAGTTGGGTGGCTGGCTTCTCAGCTGCCCTTGTGCCAGCCGGCCTCACGGCCACTCTCCCCTTCTGTCTAAGAGAGGTGGCTCATTACTTTTGTGACCTGGCCCCACTAATGAGGTTGGTATGTGTAGATACAAGCTGGCATGATCGGGTCCATGGGGCAGTGATTGGTGTGGCCACTGTGTGCAACTTTATGTTCATTTTAGGTCTGTATGTGGGGATCCTGAGAGTTGTGCTGAAGCTGCCCTCAGCTGCCAGCCGAGCCAAGGCCTTTTCCACCTGTTCCTCCCACATAACCGTAGTGGCCCTCTTTTATGCTTCTGCCTTCACAGTTTATGTGGGCTCACCTGGGAGTCACCTTAAGGGCACAGACAAGCATATTGCCCTAGTGTATGCCCTTCTTACACCTTTCCTCAACCCTATCATCTATACCCTTCGCAACAAGGAGGTAAAGGGGGCCATGAAGAGGGTCAGTGTCAGGATCAGGACTCTTTTAAATGAACCTTGA